A single genomic interval of Anopheles marshallii chromosome 2, idAnoMarsDA_429_01, whole genome shotgun sequence harbors:
- the LOC128715738 gene encoding plasminogen activator inhibitor 1 RNA-binding protein-like, protein MENTSYGINVANRYDLFCIDDDAGDPIEAILKSKQKQQKKQQQQQPQQQQSGGGATTAAAAAAPAAQSQQAKSNAKSGEKENKAGGRGTENRHPDKSAADAKHAQTNGTGNHLHNQRSGGGERRGIKETQKDNIRNQENQRGTNPAAKFPRGPNKNGGPVGGGGGNEDKYPRKPRDFDGDGQRKPYAQNGGGGGVKRFDGRGKRELDRQSGSNKTGIKAVDKRDGAGSHNWGSSKQDAKEYSNNPEQDYQPQDADTSAEANAERTNVSNGAEETNAEGTGAPKSDDEAKEMTLDEWKAQKAAVRLKPQYNLRKAGEGEDSSQWDKMVALDRKSNAKAEKGAGADGGEEDDGNDTHSKPVTSGGGGGGGGGKNKQFLEIEYHFNDSRRGGLGRPRGGRGGRGGGGGRGMGREGGPGGRREYGGGDNYRGGADAGEGGGGRYNHYGGGGGGGGDGADGGDRPQRDYNRRNNRPPMGGGGGGGGPERNYEGGMNNKYSRPNPRSAKQHVPAAPKVDDEHDFPSLG, encoded by the coding sequence ATGGAGAACACGTCCTACGGAATAAATGTGGCGAATCGCTACGATCTGTTCTGCATCGACGACGATGCGGGCGATCCGATCGAGGCCATCCTGAAGAGTAAAcagaagcagcagaaaaagcagcaacagcagcagccgcagcagcagcagagtggtggtggtgccactacggcagcagcagcagcagcaccggcagcTCAATCGCAGCAGGCGAAATCGAACGCGAAGAGTGGTGAAAAGGAGAACAAGGCCGGTGGTCGGGGAACGGAAAATCGGCACCCGGATAAATCGGCCGCGGACGCGAAGCACGCACAGACGAACGGAACCGGCAATCATTTACATAATCAGCGCAGCGGCGGTGGCGAACGTCGAGGTATCAAGGAAACGCAGAAAGATAACATCCGCAATCAGGAAAACCAGCGAGGCACTAATCCGGCGGCTAAGTTCCCGCGCGGTCCGAATAAGAACGGTGGaccggtgggtggtggtggtggcaacgAGGACAAGTATCCGCGCAAGCCGCGCGACTTCGATGGCGATGGACAGCGAAAACCTTACGCGCAGaacggcggtggtggtggagtgAAGCGGTTCGATGGGCGCGGCAAGCGTGAACTGGACCGTCAATCGGGCTCGAACAAAACCGGAATCAAGGCAGTCGACAAGCGGGACGGTGCCGGGTCGCACAACTGGGGCAGCTCGAAACAGGACGCGAAGGAGTATTCGAACAATCCGGAACAGGACTATCAGCCACAGGATGCGGACACGAGTGCGGAAGCAAACGCGGAACGTACGAACGTAAGCAATGGCGCGGAGGAGACGAACGCTGAAGGAACCGGAGCACCGAAATCGGACGACGAGGCGAAGGAAATGACGCTGGACGAATGGAAGGCACAAAAGGCGGCCGTTAGACTGAAGCCACAGTACAACCTACGGAAGGCCGGTGAGGGTGAAGACTCGAGCCAATGGGATAAGATGGTAGCGCTGGACCGGAAATCGAACGCAAAGGCTGAGAAAGGCGCTGGGGCAGATGGTGGCGAGGAGGATGATGGCAATGACACTCACAGCAAACCGGTTACgtcgggtggtggtggcggcggagGCGGTGGCAAAAACAAGCAGTTTCTGGAAATTGAGTACCATTTCAACGACAGCCGTCGGGGTGGATTGGGCCGTCCGAGAGGTGGACGCGGTGGACGAGGTGGCGGCGGTGGTCGCGGTATGGGCCGTGAAGGCGGTCCGGGCGGTAGACGTGAATACGGTGGCGGAGACAACTATCGGGGCGGTGCGGATGCTGGCGAGGGCGGTGGTGGCAGATACAACCATTAcggcggtggaggtggtggtggtggtgacggTGCGGATGGTGGTGACCGACCACAGCGAGACTACAACCGGCGCAACAACCGACCACcgatgggtggtggtggtggtggtggtggtccggAACGGAACTACGAAGGCGGCATGAACAACAAGTACAGCAGACCGAATCCGCGATCGGCCAAGCAGCATGTACCGGCCGCTCCGAAGGTGGACGATGAGCATGACTTCCCGTCGCTCGGTTAA